One part of the Denticeps clupeoides chromosome 16, fDenClu1.1, whole genome shotgun sequence genome encodes these proteins:
- the nadsyn1 gene encoding glutamine-dependent NAD(+) synthetase — MSGPTNISLSHRSDRELQGWNVSALGDDVTDLSHALPASCGTTEVTNRIMGRKVTLATCSLNQWALDFQGNLSRVLKSIEVAKSKGARYRLGPELEICGYGCADHFYESDTLLHSLQVLKELMQSPITTDIICDVGMPIMHHNVRYNCRVLFLNKKILLIRPKMLLANYGNNREFRWFSPWTQPRHVEDYFLPRMIQEVTNQATVPFGDCVLSTIDTCLGSEICAEMWNPRSPHIDMGLDGVEIFTNSSASYHELRKAEQRVMLVRSATNKSGGIYLFANQKGCDGDRLYYDGCAMIAINGEIVAQGAQFTMDDVEVLVATLDLEDIRSYRGERCHPHMVYEPKHYHRVKVDFMLSVGEDVSLPTNQPIRWRFHTPEEEISLGPACWLWDYLRRSGQAGFLLPLSGGVDSSSTACIVYSMCVLLCQAIRDDNHQVLEDVQRVVGDTSYRPEDPQELCGHLFTTCYMATENSSESTYSRARELASQIGSYHINLNIDMAVKGILGIFSMVMGKVPQFRVNGGCARENLALQNIQARVRMVLAYLFAQLSLWARGRPGGLLVLGSANVDESLTGYFTKYDCSSADINPIGGISKTDLKSFLQFCTDHFHLPALRSVIAAPPTAELEPLANGQVSQTDEADMGMTYSELSLIGRLRKISKCGPYSMFCKLIHTWGESCSPSQVAAKVKHFFRMYSVNRHKMTTVTPSYHAENYSPDDNRFDLRPFLYNTRWSWQFRCIDDQVFEV, encoded by the exons ATGTCAGGACCAACAAACATTTCTTTAAGCCATCGCT CAGATAGAGAGTTGCAAGGCTGGAATGTTTCTGCGCTGGGCGATGACGTCACGGACCTCTCACACGCGCTGCCTGCAAGCTGCGGTACAACTGAAGTTACCAACAGGATTATGGGCCGAAAAGTTACATTAGCGACATGCTCCTTGAACCAGTGGGCCTTAGATTTTCAAGGGAACCTGTCGAGAGTTCTCAAGA GCATTGAAGTTGCAAAGTCCAAAGGTGCCAGATACAGATTAGGACCAGAACTGGAAATATG TGGCTATGGCTGTGCTGACCACTTCTATGAGTCCGACACGCTGCTGCACAGCCTGCAGGTGCTGAAGGAGCTCATGCAGTCGCCCATCACCACAGACATCATCTGCGATGTGGGCAT GCCCATAATGCACCACAATGTCCGTTACAACTGTCGGGTTCTATTCTTAAACAA aaAGATTCTGTTAATTCGGCCCAAAATGCTTCTGGCAAATTATGGCAACAACAGGGAGTTTCGCTGGTTTTCTCCATGGACACAACCAag GCATGTTGAGGACTACTTTTTGCCAAGGATGATCCAGGAAGTTACCAATCAG GCAACCGTGCCATTTGGAGACTGTGTTCTGTCAACTATAGATACCTGCCTTGGCAGTGAGATATGTGCTGAAATGTGGAACCCCAGGAG CCCTCACATAGACATGGGTCTGGATGGTGTGGAGATCTTCACCAACTCCTCTGCCAGTTACCATGAACTGAGGAAGGCTGAGCAGAGAGTCATGCTAGTCAGGTCTGCCACCAACAAG AGTGGGGGTATTTACCTGTTTGCTAATCAGAAAGGCTGTGACGGAGACCGTCTTTATTACGATGGCTGTGCCATGATTGCCATCAATGGAGAAATTGTTGCTCAGGGAGCTCAGTTCACTATGGATGATGTG GAAGTGTTGGTGGCCACGCTGGACCTGGAGGATATCCGAAGCTATCGGGGGGAGAGGTGCCACCCACATATG GTCTATGAACCTAAACACTATCATAGGGTTAAAGTGGATTTTATGCTGTCTGTGGGTGAAGATGTCTCACTGCCAACCAATCAGCCTATTAGGTGGCGGTTCCACACTCCAGAAGAGGAAATTAG TCTTGGACCTGCATGTTGGCTATGGGATTACCTGAGGCGGAGTGGGCAG GCCGGTTTTCTCCTACCTCTAAGTGGAGGTGTGGACAGTTCCTCTACAGCCTGTATTGTTTATTCGATGTGTGTGCTGTTGTGCCAGGCAATCAGAGATGACA ACCATCAGGTTCTAGAGGACGTCCAGCGGGTTGTTGGTGACACATCCTACAGACCAGAGGACCCACAGGAGTTGTGTGGCCACCTCTTCACCACCTGCTACATGGCCACTGAGAACTCGTCTGAGAGCACATACTCACGAGCCAGAGAACTTGCCTCACAGATTGGCAG TTATCATATAAACTTGAACATTGACATGGCAGTGAAAGGTATTCTGGGAATATTCTCCATGGTCATGGGGAAAGTGCCACAGTTCCGTGTTAACGGAGGGTGTGCAAGGGAAAACCTGGCTCTGCAGAACATTCAG GCTCGTGTCCGGATGGTTCTTGCCTATCTGTTTGCCCAGCTCAGCCTCTGGGCTCGGGGACGCCCTGGTGGCCTCCTGGTCCTTGGTTCTGCAAATGTGGATGAAAG TCTGACAGGCTACTTTACGAAATATGACTGCTCCAGTGCAGACATCAATCCCATCGGTGGCATCAGTAAGACCGATCTGAAGAGTTTCCTGCAGTTTTGTACTGATCACTTCCACCTGCCAGCCCTCAGGAG TGTAATAGCAGCCCCTCCCACAGCTGAACTTGAGCCCCTAGCTAATGGACAAGTGTCACAGACTGATGAG GCTGACATGGGGATGACTTACTCTGAGCTGTCTCTCATCGGCAGACTGAGGAAGATTTCAAAGTGTGGACCCTATAGCATGTTCTGCAAACTCATCCACACTTGGGGAGAAAGCTGCTCCCCCTCTCAG GTGGCTGCCAAAGTGAAGCATTTCTTCAGAATGTACTCTGTGAACAGACACAAGATGACCACGGTCACACCATCTTACCACGCAGAGAACTACAGCCCAGATGACAACCGCTTCGACCTCAGACCCTTTCTCTACAACACTCGTTGGTCTTGGCAGTTCCGCTGCATTGATGACCAG GTGTTTGAGGTGTAG